A genomic stretch from Rubripirellula reticaptiva includes:
- a CDS encoding CvfB family protein, giving the protein MIQIGRTYNLEVVKHTDFGVYLDAENLGEILLPTKHAPDNLSVEESVEVFLYLDSEDRPIATTQVPKAEVGEFAYLKVKDNTRIGAFLDWGLDKDVLVPFAEQRRPMNLGDSYLVYLYIDNQDRITATSKIDKRIFEDDAHDFHPQQAVDLIIGNSTELGFKAIINHSHWGLLYKDEVDQRLSFGQSIQGYIKHIRQDGKIDLSLKSGSQIRDDYKQLIQDYLRDNDGFAPVHDKSTQAQIYDLFGMSKGQFKKAIGALYKQRVITIEKDGIRSV; this is encoded by the coding sequence ATGATTCAAATCGGCAGGACGTACAATCTAGAGGTGGTCAAACACACGGACTTCGGAGTGTATCTGGACGCCGAAAATCTAGGTGAGATCTTGCTTCCCACCAAGCATGCTCCCGACAATTTGAGCGTCGAGGAGTCGGTCGAAGTTTTCCTTTACCTGGACTCCGAAGATCGCCCCATCGCGACCACACAGGTCCCCAAAGCGGAGGTCGGCGAATTCGCATATTTGAAAGTCAAAGACAATACGCGTATCGGCGCGTTCTTGGATTGGGGATTGGACAAAGACGTCCTAGTCCCTTTTGCAGAACAGCGTCGACCGATGAATCTGGGTGATTCTTACCTCGTGTATTTGTACATCGACAACCAAGATCGGATCACTGCGACCTCAAAGATTGACAAACGCATATTCGAAGATGACGCACACGATTTCCATCCTCAGCAGGCGGTCGATTTGATTATCGGAAACAGCACCGAATTGGGCTTCAAAGCAATTATAAATCACAGCCATTGGGGATTGCTGTACAAGGACGAAGTGGACCAACGCCTGAGTTTTGGGCAGAGCATTCAGGGCTACATCAAACACATTCGCCAAGATGGCAAGATTGACTTGAGCCTGAAGAGTGGTTCGCAAATCCGTGACGATTACAAACAATTGATCCAAGACTACTTACGGGACAATGACGGGTTTGCGCCCGTCCACGACAAGTCTACTCAAGCTCAAATTTACGACCTGTTTGGAATGAGCAAAGGCCAATTCAAAAAAGCGATCGGGGCCCTGTATAAACAGAGAGTCATTACGATTGAGAAAGATGGAATTCGATCGGTTTGA